caaccagggttcatcgatttgctcagagtcacatggctagttagtgtctaaggctggatttgaacttaggtcttccatcCAGgtttgacactctatccactgtgccatctagctgtccaagATGCTATcctatctggcacataatagggttttttttttaattgttttagtccttaccttcggtcttagaatagatactaagtattggttccaaggcctaAGAGAGATAAGTCCTAGacaattgggttaaatgacttgcccagggttatacagccaggaagtatgtgaggccaggttctctcaactccaggcctgattaTCTACTGACCGCCTAGCTGCctcacataatagatacttagataatagatacttaataatagatacttaaaaaatacttattcccttctacCACTCTTCCAAGGGGGTTCAcactaaaaattctttagagatgCCTAAATCATAATATTATGAATAGTTTATTAAATTGCCCTGAGGGTTCACaatacattttgttgttgttgaaaggggttcaaagaacagaaaaaatggaaagtattAGACCAGACAAAGGAACTAAATGTGCATTCattcttccccctttttaaacccctaccttctaccttagaattaatactatgtattggttccaaggcagaagaatggtaagggctaggcactggggttaagtgacttgcccaggattacacccAAATGTGCATTCTTAAGCATGGTCTGTATCTTGCCATATTTTGTTGGATATTTGACTATATATTTGTTATGAAGGAAAGCTTCTTCTTAGGGGAGGGGAGTTGGTAGGCAGTCACAGATTCggaaaaagggaaacatcaataagacatttttaaaaaattattgagggggcagctaggtagctcagtggattgaaagccaggcctagagataggtcctgggttcaaatttgacctcagatacttcctagctgtgtgaccctgggcaagtcttgccttgcccttactactcttctgccttagtaccaatacccaatattgattctaaggtaaaaggtaagggtttaaaaaaattattgacctaaaacttttgaaaaatatcTACTTTCCAGAAACAATTTTCTGCTGTCAATgcatagaattatagaaatctcCAGATATCCTTCCCCATACAAAATTTCCTTATGAATAATTGCAAAGTATGtttaattatattgacatatTATGTTGtttgtaataaataatttaaaatgtgaaaaggggaaaagaaataaaggtgGTGGGAAATGTTAAAATAGCAGtaaaaattcacacacacacacacacacacacacacaggagatCTGGGTGTATGATTACTCAACCCCTAGAAGTCCAGGTGAGAAATCTAGCTACTGAGGAGGGATAGGTCTTATTGAACAGAGGGCTGTGACCCCTTCCTTTCTATGGACTGTCCAGCACACTCCCAGAGGAAGCCCAAATCCTAGTTTACGCTGGACAACTCAATTTGTTACCTTGAACCAGGGGGACccagaaatggaaagacctaggACATAGTCTCTTCAAAGGGATTTCTACTAACATAGGACTCATACTTCCCGGACACCaccccccaaacccccccccccccatgagtcAGGCTATGCATTCTGGGTCTCAATGAGgatctcaaagaaataaaagacagtAAGGGccttggggtggggaagagaagagggattcTCCTTAGTTTTTGGGAAGTGAAACCTGGAAGTAGGCTTGGACATGATCCCAAACTCCAATGGATCCATGTTATCCCTATGTGGATGTTTTCTCCCAGGATGCCATCCTAGTCCATTCATGCCTGCCCATTCTGACCTGTTCTCACCCACATCTTCTCCCTAAGTTCACCTGAGGACATCCACCCAAcatgctttccttctctctttctcctaggAGGCAAAGTGTCTGTCCAGATCTTGATCCTAGCACCAGCAGCTTTTCCCGGAGGACATTTATTTCTCTTatatcctttccccctttttttttttggtggggaggggagggcaatAATTGCTACTTGGAATGTATTTGTCAGAATCCGAGCAGCCCAGAGTTCCAAGGCCAGCTCGGCTACTGAGTGCCCTGGGAAGGGTCACTTCCTGCTCTCAGAATTTCTGTTCCCtggtagagaaggaaaaagttggaaatccCTTCCCGCTCTAAATCCTTTAACCGTGGGTTCCCTCCCTAACCCCGCCCCGGCAGGAGTAGTATTTCTGTCGGCAGAGGAAGGTGCTCACCTGGGTCACCTCCCCTTTAAGAGCCACTCACCTGGACCAGGGCGCCTACCTGGATGAGGTGACGCTGCTTTTGCAGGAAGGAGGAAGCGCCGAAGGTCTCCTTCCCTGTGCCCCAAGGAAGGCCCCTGCTCTTCCCAGACCCAGCTCCCGCCATGTCTGCCTCTGCGGTCTTCATTCTGGACATGAAGGGGAAGGTGAGAAAGGGCTGCTTTCCCAGGTGTTGGTGTGGGAGAATCCTTGGcgggtgggggcggggggaggagaCAGCCCCCAGGCAGGTTCACTTCTGCTGGGCTCTAGGCCCTGAGCTAGGAGCCAGAACTCCCTGCGGGGCCCAGAGGCCCTTCATCTGGCTGGAGGAAAGATCCTTGATGTCCTCCGGTCCCATCGTTGTTCCAGATGCCCAGCAGTTGAACAGGCTCAcctgaaagaaagaggaaagaagaaaagagacatCTCTGTGAGGGGGCCCTTCCTCACTCCGGCCCTTTTCCCTAGAGAGggcccctccttccccctcccctcaacCCAGGTGACCAGGGAGTCCGAGTCCGGCTCCCCAGGTTGGGGCGAAAGTGCAGAACCTGCACTGGAGAAGGGGGTGGGGCTAGGATTGGGGAGGAACCTCACCACCCGATTTCTCTCCCCCTGCAGCCCCTGATCTGCCGGAACTACAAGGGGGATGTGAGCATGACCGAGATTGACCACTTCATGCCCCTGCTGAtgcagaaggaagaagagggagccCTGACCCCACTGCTGACCCATGGCAGGGTGCACTTCCTGTGGATCAAATATAGCAACCTTTACTGCATCCTTCCTCCTACCAGGCCCTTGCGGGGAGAGGGAAGTGGAGCTGCCCCTGGCTTCTAAAGCCTTACCCACAGCCACTTTGGCCTGGTTCCATCGGCTCCTTGTCTGCCCAGCCTTCCTGACTTCTGACTTTTTAGCCCAGACCTAGAACAATTGACCTGGTGTCTTCAGaacaccgcccccccccccaaaaaaaaaactgaaaacaaaaacaactcttgccttctgtctcagtatcagtTTCAAAGACAAAAgcacagtaagggttaggcagtcagggttaagtgacttgcccagagttacacagctaggaagtatctgaggatttAGAATAGAAGGAACCTTTGAGATTGTCTAGTCAATCCCCTCAGTTTCCCAGAGAAGCTTTCCTGCTCCAGGAGAGTTGCCACTGTAGTCAGCTGCAGATTATTCAGACCCAAGCCCTCTGATTACTTCCAATCcccagtgctttttccactaaGATACACTCCCCCCAAACATGAGCCTGAATGGACTTTTCTTCACCTGTCCCCAGTGGGCTGGAACTGTGAGGGAAATAAATGGGGATCCAAAGAGTCAAGTACCCCATGTCACAGGGCAAGTCAAGGGCTAACATTGACTGTGATCTATGGCAGGGACTCCATAGCTGGGGGGCAAAGCAGTGTGGGTGGGGATATCCAGGAGAATACTGGGAGGGCTGCAGATTAGCATGTAGAAAGTGGGGTAGAAGGGctgtttttctctttcacttCCCCACCCCACCATATTAGTGCCTTTTCCTTGACTCCAGATTGGTAACAGTGGTGGCCACCACCCTCAAGAATGCCAATGCCTCTCTGGTGTACTCCTTTCTCTACAAGGCTGTTGAGGTGAGAGCCCCAGCTCTGTTTTCTAGCCCCTGACTTCCTGATAGGTGTATCAGGAGGAAGGGTACTGATCATTCCACTCTCTCCCAATGCCATCTGCTTCCCTTACTCACTAGGTATTCTCTGAGTATTTTAAGGAGCTAGAAGAAGAGAGCATCCGGGACAATTTCGTCATTGTCTACGAGCTATTGGATGAGCTCATGGATTTTGGCTTTCCACAAACCACAGACAGCAAAATTCTCCAAGAGTAAGTGAGACTGGGGTGGGGACAGCATCCCCAGGGTCCATCAGGTCCTAGGGGTTCCACATACAATTGTTATTTCCCCAGGACTCTGGAGAAAGATCACAGGATCCCTCTACACCCCAGTTCCTAACTTGTTTTGTTTctactctttcttccctttttttcctttctttttccttctgtttcttttttcttcctttctttctcaacccctaccttccgtcttagtatcaactctttttctttttaaatctttatcttctgtcttagaatcaataccaggtattggttccaaggcagaagagtggtaagggctaggcaatgggggtcaagtgacttgcccagtgtcacacagctaggaagtatctgaggtcaaacttgaacccaagccCTTGATCTTTCTTCCAGCACAAAGGAGGCTAAGCCTAGAGCTAAGACACACCAAAACTGGAAGGGCCTTAGAATTCataattttctcctcatttctcattttgcatatagagaaattgaggcccagagaggtgttTCCGGCTTTATTGCCTACTCTCTGGGTGAATTTGAGCAAGGGTTTATTTAACCTCActgagctttggtttcctcacctctaaaatggaaTGATTGCTAAGATCCCTTTgaaccctaaatctatgatcctataccCTGGGAAATAGAGAGGCAACTTAATGGGATCAAACACCTTGATGTTGGAATCAATGGGCCTGCATTTGCGTTTTCactttattgtattttgtcagCCATTTGACCTTGAGTGAATCATTGCCTTTCTCTGAGATTGTTgattcatcttcaaaatggggctaataaaaTTTTTACTACCCACCTCCCACAAGGTTagtatgggggaaaaaaaatctactttataCTGTAAAGTACTCATAATCCTGGGATGTGGTATgatagagaaattttaaaatattgagtttAGAGTCTGAGTCCTTCAAATACCAGCTCTACTATTTGGTACATCTATGACTGAGCAAGTAATCACTAAGTATTAAATGCCCACTATAAGTCAGttgctaggtagcatagtgaatagagtgcaggttctggagtcaggaagatttgagttcaaatctagccccagatacttagccgtgtgaccctgggcaagtcaccatttctacctcagtttctttatctataaaatggtgatattaataacacctacctcccaggattattgggaagatcaaatgaggtatttgtaaaatgctttacaaactttaaaatgccacagtaaatgctagttactattattttatttgtcaagcactgtcctaggtgctggggatacaatgcACTTAACccctttgggccttagtttcctcatcaataaaatgatggggttggactagataacaattaagatcccttctagctctaaatctatgattcaatgaTATTACTTCTTTTCATGTTAATTCTTATCCCGGGAGGGTTTGGCCAATGGAGGCCTTTTCAGATGGAAGGTAGAAAGAAGGGAGGTAAGATCATGaacccttcccctttcttccttcaggTATATCACCCAGCAGGGCAACAAATTAGAGACAGGCAAGTCCCGGGTGCCCCCAACAGTTACCAATGCTGTGTCTTGGCGTTCAGAGGGTATCAAATATAAGAAGAATGAGGTTTTCATTGATGTTATTGAGTCTGTCAACCTACTGGTAAGCCCCTGGGAGACTATTATGGGGGGGGTAGGAGCAATGGGAATTAGAATGACCACCAATCAGAGCCCAAAATTTCCTAGGGGTCAAGAATTGCTAGTGGGTGGAAAGGTGGGGGGCAAAGTGATACTAAACTCTGCGGCAATTGCTGTTAAGGGAAAGGAACTGGGAGAATTTGGATCTGCCCTCACCCCCTCCCACCCTCTGCTATATCCAGCTGATACCTAATCCCACATTGGTTCAGGTCAATGCCAATGGGAGTGTGCTGCTGAGTGAGATTGTGGGCACCATTAAACTGAAGGTGTTCTTGTCTGGCATGCCAGAGCTGAGATTGGGACTCAATGACCGGGTACTTTTTGAACTCACTGGCCGTAAGTTTCTGGGGTCTGGGGTCCTCCCTGGGGATTAAGCCAGTCTTTggagggctgggggtggggagattgAGAGAGGAATCATAGACATCCCTTCAGCAGCCCTCTACCAGCCAAAGATTTTCACCAAAATGGCTACCATGGTTTGAGAGGTCCAGAAAATGGGGTTGGAAGAAATGAAGTGGTCCGATTTGGAGGTACTGTGAGAATTTGGGTGTCAATAACCTTAGAGGGGTGACCCCATAGAATGTTGGGATGCTTTGGCAGGGAATATCagctttggggatgatatggggTATTAGAGTGATGGAGGGGAGTGAAGGAATCAAAGTGATGTGGTAGAGAGATTAGGTCTACCTAAGTAAGTCCTAGGTCTTCTACTAGTCATGTGAacttaggtaagtcatttttttttctgaaaaaatttctatttttcatctgtaaagaaCTTAGACTACAGAATCTCTCAGTTTATTGCATCATTGAAAGTGAAGCTGGAACCTTAGATCATCTAGTTCAGGAATTCTTAAGTTGGGGTCTATATAtctgttttaaacatttttaataataataaagttaataTTGTTATACTATAATTGATCTCCTTGTAGAcctatgtgttttgttttatacatttaaaaacattattttgaagaGTTCATAGCCttccccagactgccaaagaggtccatgacatGATAAAGGTTAAGAAACgcttatctagtccaactccctcattttacagacgggCTCTgataagtaaagtgacttgtccaagttcacttGAATCAGACTAGAGATCTACCTGACTAAATCCTAGGTCTAGTTAGGACCAGGTCCAGATAGTATATTCCAATTAAAACAATAGTTCTCTCTTCTCTGAGTTTCAGGCAATAAAAACAAGTCTGTTGAATTGGAAGATGTTAAGTTCCATCAGTGTGTACGACTCTCTAGATTTGACAATGATCGAACCATCTCCTTCATCCCACCTGATGGTGACTTTGAACTTATGTCCTATCGGCTCAATACCCAGGTGAATCTCCCTATTGATACAGGCTCTGGTCCTAGTCCTAATGTTTTTGGGGGTGCTACCTGATCCTATATCTTGTGGTTGAACCTCTGGCAAATTTTCTCCCTACAGGTAAAACCACTGATATGGATTGAGTCTGTCATTGAAAAGTTCTCACACAGTCGGGTAGAAATTATGGTTAAGGTAAGTAGGACTTGGGAATTTCCCTGCCCATCTTCTATCCCTAACTAAAGTTTTTGGTGGAATGTGATTCATAAAGAGCTCTCCAGGGTATGATAGGTTGTATGTGATCAGATGAAATGGACCAGGAATCAATGCAAAATCCTGCAAGTGGCCCAAAAAAATCAACAGGTGGGAGAATGCTTAGGGTTGTGAAAAAGATAGACACATTAGTGAACTACAGCTTATTGAGTTGACCATGTGTCATGGCAGGTCAGAAAAGGTGAAGCCAAATTAAGCTATATTCAAAAACGTTCCAGATGTGAGAGGTGTTTACTCCCATTCTCCTCTGCTCTGTTCAGGCCACATCTGAAGCTTGTGACAATCAGAAGTAAAtggattttatgaaatacaaaaatagagCAAATCCAGAAGAGTTTAACCTGGATAGTGAGGGGGCTGGAGATATCATACAGGAACTAGAGGATATTCATTTCGGGAAGATGAGACACAGAGGATGGGAGAGAACAAAAAAATAGTTATCTCCAAGTATCTGAAGAGCTATCTAGGGAAAGAAGGATTGACGTGCTCTGCTCCATCTTTGAGAGCAGtatgaagaaaatgaatggaTATTGCAATGAATCAGGCTGGAGCTCCATATGAGGAAAATCTCTTGCaatgagagctgtccaaaagcaGAATGGGGCTCTAAAGAGGTAGCAGATTCCTCATTATAAGAGGTCTTCACATGGGGAGTTCACTTATTAAGGAAGTCATACAGGAGATTCATGCTTAGAGTTCTCTTCCAATCCTGAGATTTTGTAAGAGGAGGTTCCATGGAGAGTGTTGGGATTGAGCTAGATCCTGAAGGACAACTTGAGTTTGGCTTGCAGGGCTGAGAGAGGCAGGAAGCAAAGTTGCAAAGGCAGGGGTAATCTAGTAAGATCATTCCTGTatagggctttgcaaaccttaaggaaCTTTATAAATTCTAGTTAGGCTGGAGTAGTAGAGTGAGTAGAGATGGGGTAGTGGGGCTGGGATGGTGGGAGAGATGATCAGCATAGAAAAAGAATGTAgaaataaaggggaacatccaaGTCTGATGAGTCTTGGCTTCTCTCTCCACATCTGCCAGGCTAAAGGCCAGTTTAAGAAGCAGTCAGTGGCCAACAGTGTGGAGATCGCAGTCCCAGTGCCCAGTGATGCAGATTCCCCCCGATTCAAAACCAGTGTGGGCAGCGCCAAGTACCTGCCTGAGAAAAATGTGGTTATCTGGAACATCAAGTCCTTTCCGGTGAGAGATGGAG
This sequence is a window from Monodelphis domestica isolate mMonDom1 chromosome 3, mMonDom1.pri, whole genome shotgun sequence. Protein-coding genes within it:
- the AP1M2 gene encoding AP-1 complex subunit mu-2 isoform X2 codes for the protein MSASAVFILDMKGKPLICRNYKGDVSMTEIDHFMPLLMQKEEEGALTPLLTHGRVHFLWIKYSNLYLVATTLKNANASLVYSFLYKAVEVFSEYFKELEEESIRDNFVIVYELLDELMDFGFPQTTDSKILQEYITQQGNKLETGKSRVPPTVTNAVSWRSEGIKYKKNEVFIDVIESVNLLVNANGSVLLSEIVGTIKLKVFLSGMPELRLGLNDRVLFELTGRNKNKSVELEDVKFHQCVRLSRFDNDRTISFIPPDGDFELMSYRLNTQVKPLIWIESVIEKFSHSRVEIMVKAKGQFKKQSVANSVEIAVPVPSDADSPRFKTSVGSAKYLPEKNVVIWNIKSFPGGKEYLMRAHFGLPSVEKEEVEGRPPISVKFEIPYFTVSGIQVRYMKIIEKSGYQALPWVRYITQSGDYQLRTS
- the AP1M2 gene encoding AP-1 complex subunit mu-2 isoform X1; protein product: MSASAVFILDMKGKPLICRNYKGDVSMTEIDHFMPLLMQKEEEGALTPLLTHGRVHFLWIKYSNLYLVATTLKNANASLVYSFLYKAVEVFSEYFKELEEESIRDNFVIVYELLDELMDFGFPQTTDSKILQEYITQQGNKLETGKSRVPPTVTNAVSWRSEGIKYKKNEVFIDVIESVNLLVNANGSVLLSEIVGTIKLKVFLSGMPELRLGLNDRVLFELTGLSGNKNKSVELEDVKFHQCVRLSRFDNDRTISFIPPDGDFELMSYRLNTQVKPLIWIESVIEKFSHSRVEIMVKAKGQFKKQSVANSVEIAVPVPSDADSPRFKTSVGSAKYLPEKNVVIWNIKSFPGGKEYLMRAHFGLPSVEKEEVEGRPPISVKFEIPYFTVSGIQVRYMKIIEKSGYQALPWVRYITQSGDYQLRTS